A region of Ferruginibacter albus DNA encodes the following proteins:
- a CDS encoding YfhO family protein, which produces MKNISFKTLLPHLVAIAVFLLVAVIFCKPALESGVVMQQSDYAASDAMKHQSVTYKEQHGAYPLWSASMFCGMPAYQIIYDGPWSPIGIINGLFQLYLPKPLNFFFLSCICFYFLCLCLRIRPYAAILGALAYTYSTYTPIIAVAGHDTKVLAMAYAPALIGAIILIFDKKYIAGFILTALFATLHLQQNHQQISFYTFLIIAIMSLFYLVRWIKAKEFAHLSKAIGIAAAGAIIGIMANAVILFPVMDYAKYTKRGGQLIMDNKTNVDADKIVDNKTVGLTKDYAFSWSYGKEETFSIMFPGVMGYGTHIAQRDGDYSIFPQLNENSHVAQYLTDKLSVPEDQATNLANNLSTKLYWGDQPFTVGPFYFGAIICFLFILGLFIVDAKHKWWILAASIFAVLLALGNHFESFNYFIFDHLPFYNKFRTPSMTLVIPQLLFPLLAVLAIDKLMDNSSGQWKNLQKALIATAAVFVCAAGIYFTTDYSKENKARTKAVTEAFATPADANAKLQAINNNPLYKPETDNSIYEDFLYQSKGDAKIARELLSSLRKDRQSYFGADILRALIFVALAFALIALFTKGKITATILLIAMPVLVLADLLPFDMHYLNDKDFDNKDAYEAKQYPKTAADEMILKDQDPNYRVLNLTDGDPFQDAKTSYYHKSIGGYHPAKLGIYDDLITYQLSGQPNPAVLNMLNTKYIIQQNQQSTIALPNSGALGNCWFVKGVKYVETPTDEMKSLNSFNPADTAVINTEFKNIVGTVVASDSTASIKQITFDNEAIKYESNSNSNNLAVFSEIFYKDWKAYIDGKETPIAKANYVLRALPIPAGKHTIEFKFEPKIFKLSYGISEITGWVMFLLLIWFGYYTLKKEKQAA; this is translated from the coding sequence ATGAAGAATATTAGTTTTAAAACATTGCTGCCACATTTAGTAGCGATCGCCGTTTTCTTATTAGTTGCTGTTATTTTTTGCAAGCCTGCATTGGAATCTGGTGTAGTGATGCAACAAAGCGATTACGCGGCTTCAGATGCAATGAAGCATCAATCTGTTACTTACAAAGAACAACACGGCGCTTACCCCTTATGGTCTGCCAGCATGTTTTGCGGGATGCCGGCTTATCAAATAATTTACGATGGACCATGGTCGCCAATAGGAATTATTAATGGCTTGTTTCAATTGTACCTGCCTAAACCGCTTAATTTCTTTTTCCTGAGTTGTATTTGCTTTTACTTTTTGTGTTTGTGTTTACGAATACGACCTTATGCCGCCATATTAGGAGCATTGGCTTACACATATAGCACCTACACCCCCATTATAGCAGTGGCGGGGCACGATACCAAAGTATTGGCAATGGCTTATGCACCTGCTTTAATCGGAGCTATTATTTTGATCTTCGATAAAAAATATATTGCCGGCTTTATACTTACAGCACTTTTTGCTACGCTTCATTTACAGCAGAATCACCAGCAAATAAGTTTTTACACGTTCCTCATCATTGCGATCATGTCTCTTTTTTATTTAGTGAGATGGATCAAAGCAAAAGAGTTTGCGCATCTTTCCAAAGCGATCGGTATTGCAGCAGCAGGCGCAATTATTGGCATAATGGCGAATGCCGTTATATTATTTCCTGTGATGGATTATGCAAAATATACCAAACGGGGCGGCCAATTGATAATGGATAATAAAACAAATGTTGATGCAGACAAGATTGTAGATAATAAAACCGTTGGGCTTACAAAAGATTATGCGTTTAGCTGGAGCTATGGCAAAGAAGAAACATTTAGCATTATGTTCCCGGGTGTGATGGGATACGGAACACATATTGCACAAAGAGATGGAGATTACAGCATTTTTCCTCAATTGAATGAAAACTCACATGTAGCTCAATATTTAACAGATAAATTAAGTGTTCCTGAAGATCAGGCAACGAACTTAGCAAACAATCTTTCTACAAAATTATATTGGGGTGACCAACCTTTTACCGTTGGACCTTTTTACTTTGGCGCTATCATCTGCTTTCTTTTTATCCTTGGCTTATTTATAGTAGACGCCAAACATAAATGGTGGATATTGGCCGCCAGTATATTTGCTGTATTGTTAGCCCTTGGCAATCATTTTGAAAGCTTTAATTATTTTATTTTTGATCATCTTCCTTTTTACAATAAGTTCCGTACACCTTCTATGACGCTGGTAATACCACAGCTGTTATTTCCATTATTAGCGGTGCTTGCTATAGATAAATTGATGGATAATAGTTCCGGGCAATGGAAAAATTTACAAAAAGCGCTTATTGCTACAGCGGCTGTATTTGTATGTGCCGCAGGAATTTATTTTACTACTGATTACAGTAAAGAAAATAAAGCAAGAACAAAAGCAGTTACTGAAGCATTTGCTACACCCGCTGATGCTAATGCGAAGTTGCAGGCTATCAACAACAACCCTTTATACAAACCCGAAACAGATAATTCTATTTATGAAGATTTTCTTTATCAATCTAAGGGGGATGCAAAAATTGCCAGGGAATTACTCTCTTCTTTACGCAAAGACAGGCAAAGTTATTTTGGCGCAGATATTTTGAGAGCTTTAATATTTGTTGCGCTGGCTTTTGCATTAATAGCATTATTCACCAAAGGAAAAATCACTGCTACCATTCTTTTAATTGCAATGCCTGTATTGGTTTTAGCAGACCTGTTGCCTTTTGATATGCATTATTTGAATGATAAAGATTTTGATAACAAAGACGCTTACGAAGCAAAACAATATCCTAAGACTGCTGCTGATGAAATGATCTTAAAGGACCAGGATCCCAATTACAGGGTATTGAATCTTACCGACGGCGACCCTTTCCAGGATGCAAAAACTTCTTACTATCATAAATCGATCGGTGGTTATCACCCTGCTAAGCTGGGTATTTATGATGACCTGATAACTTATCAATTAAGCGGGCAACCGAATCCTGCCGTGCTTAATATGCTGAACACAAAATATATCATTCAGCAAAATCAGCAGTCAACAATTGCTTTACCCAATTCAGGTGCATTGGGTAACTGTTGGTTTGTAAAGGGAGTAAAATATGTTGAAACACCAACAGATGAAATGAAATCGTTGAATAGTTTTAACCCTGCTGATACTGCGGTTATTAATACAGAATTTAAAAACATAGTTGGTACTGTTGTTGCTTCGGATAGCACAGCTTCCATTAAACAGATCACTTTTGATAATGAAGCTATAAAATATGAAAGCAATAGCAACAGTAATAACCTGGCTGTTTTTAGTGAAATATTTTATAAGGACTGGAAAGCATATATCGATGGCAAGGAAACGCCGATAGCAAAAGCAAACTATGTATTGCGTGCGTTACCTATACCTGCGGGAAAACACACCATTGAATTTAAGTTTGAGCCTAAGATATTTAAACTAAGCTATGGAATATCAGAGATAACCGGTTGGGTAATGTTTCTTTTATTAATATGGTTTGGTTATTATACATTAAAAAAAGAAAAACAGGCTGCTTAA
- a CDS encoding outer membrane beta-barrel family protein, producing the protein MKNKTFLLSFSLLLLGFTSIAQAPKGIQGMNLGHFYGKVVDATTEKPIDAASVQLIQTKLDSATKKRKDVVVAGMLTNKKGEFSLENLPILATFKLVITAIGYKNIEEKVAFDVNFNSAKAGDYTSMINGVDKDLGNFKLQADVQQLQDVTVTANKPLMTMSIDRKIYNVEKDITATGGTAQDVMKNVPGVNVDIDGNVTMRNASPQIFVDGRPTTLTLDQIPADEISTVELITNPSAKYDASGGGAGILNIVLKKNKKAGYNGNIRASIDSRARPNVGGNINIKGGKVNFFLSGALGFRKSVTDAKSSRTDYSDTAGVSHFNQNDHPVNDGNFAFLRTGLDYFIDNRNTITIGGNVARGKFTTTDVINIARDTDFINRPIFSDIGIRNSDLTSEFRNYGGTLSFKHNFAKANKDITADLSYNYSKSNNNNLFNTLYSLPDNTPEGLTLYQQTSGGGHTGYFTAQTDYENPITDKIKIEAGARVAFRNFNSFTNNLFKDPSDDIYKLAPLLSNNYKFNDQVLAAYVTFSQQIKNFTYQLGLRAESSKYDGTLNDTASFSNKFPLDLFPSAYLTYKLNDKQSLQLNYSRKINRPNFFQLIPFVDYTDTLNLSKGNPNLVPEYTNSLELSYQDQINNGNMFLATAYFRNTNNLISRYQYKDKDPNPLRSDSVILTSYANAQSSYTYGLELTSKNKLTDFWNITTNVNFFNGTINADNLQGGSNNSQFSWFGKLSNEFKLPKNFSIQLTATYNSKTLIPPSSGGSRGGPFFGGQTQPTANGYIAANSEVEFAIKKDFLKNNAASLTLQMSDIFRTKIYESISQSSYFTQDNWRLRDPQVLRLTFNWRFGKLDASLFKRKNLKSEQENIQNGMQGVN; encoded by the coding sequence ATGAAGAACAAAACATTCCTCCTATCTTTTTCTTTGCTATTACTTGGATTTACTTCAATTGCCCAGGCGCCTAAAGGCATTCAAGGTATGAACCTGGGGCATTTTTATGGCAAAGTAGTGGATGCCACTACAGAAAAACCAATTGATGCAGCTTCTGTACAATTAATTCAGACCAAGTTGGATTCAGCAACAAAAAAAAGAAAAGATGTTGTTGTTGCAGGTATGCTGACCAATAAAAAAGGTGAATTCAGTTTAGAGAACCTTCCCATATTGGCAACATTTAAATTAGTGATCACCGCTATTGGCTATAAGAATATAGAAGAAAAAGTAGCATTTGATGTAAACTTCAATTCAGCAAAAGCCGGCGACTATACCAGCATGATCAATGGAGTAGATAAAGACCTGGGCAATTTTAAATTACAGGCAGATGTTCAGCAATTGCAGGATGTAACCGTAACTGCCAATAAGCCTTTAATGACGATGAGCATTGACAGAAAGATCTACAATGTAGAGAAGGATATTACAGCAACCGGCGGAACTGCACAGGATGTAATGAAAAATGTACCCGGTGTTAATGTAGATATTGATGGTAATGTAACGATGCGCAACGCCTCTCCGCAAATCTTTGTTGATGGAAGACCTACTACCCTTACACTTGATCAAATTCCTGCAGACGAGATATCTACAGTAGAATTGATCACTAATCCATCCGCAAAGTATGACGCATCCGGTGGGGGTGCAGGTATTTTAAACATTGTACTTAAGAAAAATAAGAAAGCCGGTTATAATGGAAATATCAGGGCAAGCATTGACAGCAGGGCAAGACCAAATGTTGGCGGCAACATTAATATCAAAGGAGGAAAAGTAAATTTCTTTTTAAGCGGCGCCCTTGGTTTCAGAAAATCAGTTACCGATGCAAAAAGTAGTCGTACTGATTATTCAGATACTGCCGGCGTTTCACATTTCAATCAAAATGATCATCCTGTTAATGACGGGAATTTTGCTTTTTTAAGAACAGGACTGGATTATTTTATTGACAATAGAAATACAATTACAATTGGCGGAAATGTTGCCAGAGGAAAATTTACGACAACAGACGTGATAAACATTGCAAGAGATACTGACTTTATTAATCGTCCCATATTTTCTGATATAGGAATACGCAACAGCGATCTAACCAGTGAATTTAGAAACTATGGCGGAACATTAAGCTTTAAACACAATTTTGCAAAAGCGAATAAAGACATCACTGCCGATCTTAGCTATAATTATAGTAAGAGCAATAATAACAACCTGTTCAATACGCTCTATTCTTTACCTGACAATACACCCGAAGGCTTAACATTGTACCAGCAAACATCAGGAGGCGGGCATACCGGTTATTTTACTGCTCAAACCGATTATGAAAACCCTATTACAGATAAAATAAAGATTGAAGCAGGGGCAAGAGTGGCTTTCAGAAATTTTAACAGCTTTACCAATAATCTTTTCAAAGATCCATCAGACGACATTTATAAATTAGCGCCACTTTTAAGCAATAATTATAAGTTTAATGACCAGGTACTTGCTGCCTATGTTACCTTTTCTCAACAGATCAAAAACTTTACTTATCAATTGGGATTAAGAGCCGAAAGTTCCAAGTATGATGGAACCTTGAATGACACTGCTTCTTTCAGTAATAAATTTCCACTCGATCTTTTTCCCAGCGCTTATTTAACGTATAAATTAAATGACAAGCAAAGCCTGCAATTAAATTATTCAAGAAAAATAAACCGCCCTAATTTCTTTCAACTGATCCCTTTTGTTGATTATACAGATACGTTGAATCTTTCAAAAGGCAATCCTAATCTTGTTCCTGAATATACTAATTCGCTGGAGCTGTCTTATCAAGATCAGATCAATAATGGCAATATGTTTTTGGCCACTGCTTATTTCCGAAACACCAATAATTTGATCAGCCGTTACCAATATAAAGACAAAGACCCTAATCCGCTTAGATCAGACAGTGTTATTTTAACATCGTATGCGAATGCGCAAAGCAGCTACACGTACGGATTAGAGCTAACGTCTAAAAATAAATTAACCGATTTTTGGAATATTACTACCAATGTGAATTTCTTTAACGGTACTATTAATGCAGATAATCTACAAGGAGGTTCTAACAACAGCCAGTTCAGCTGGTTTGGGAAATTGAGCAATGAATTTAAGCTTCCTAAAAACTTTTCCATTCAGCTAACGGCAACGTATAACTCCAAAACTTTAATTCCACCTTCTTCCGGTGGCAGCCGCGGCGGACCTTTCTTTGGCGGGCAAACACAGCCTACTGCCAATGGTTATATAGCAGCCAACTCTGAAGTTGAGTTTGCTATCAAAAAAGATTTCCTGAAGAATAATGCAGCTTCATTAACCTTGCAGATGAGCGACATCTTCCGTACAAAGATCTATGAAAGCATTTCCCAGTCTTCCTACTTTACACAAGACAACTGGCGTTTAAGAGACCCACAGGTCCTACGACTTACTTTCAACTGGCGCTTTGGAAAATTAGATGCTTCTTTATTTAAAAGAAAGAACCTGAAAAGCGAACAGGAAAATATTCAAAATGGTATGCAGGGAGTGAATTAG
- a CDS encoding DUF445 domain-containing protein gives MYKIHFGTDLLFCFFAPQMPTGTLIATLLLSAFNGWITTWIAIKMLFHPRKPVKIFGLTIQGIFPKNQRLLAQKLGQVVGKELLSFSDIEKKVTDPENLEKLKPEIEAHIDNFLRNKIKDVFPMLSMFIGEKTINQLKDAFLNELQALFPVLMKSYMNKMQNDLDLEKIVVEKVAGFSSEKLEDILHQITRKQFKFLEVIGAIFGFLIGMVQIIVALLLK, from the coding sequence TTGTACAAAATACATTTTGGAACTGATTTGTTATTCTGTTTCTTTGCGCCTCAAATGCCAACAGGAACACTCATAGCAACGCTTCTATTATCTGCATTCAATGGATGGATCACTACGTGGATCGCTATAAAAATGTTATTTCATCCACGTAAGCCGGTAAAAATCTTTGGATTAACCATTCAGGGAATATTTCCTAAAAATCAACGATTGCTGGCTCAAAAGTTAGGTCAGGTAGTGGGCAAAGAACTATTGTCATTTTCAGATATAGAAAAAAAAGTTACCGATCCTGAAAACCTGGAAAAACTAAAACCCGAGATCGAAGCACATATCGATAATTTTCTTCGCAATAAAATAAAAGATGTTTTCCCGATGCTGTCCATGTTCATCGGCGAAAAAACGATCAATCAGTTAAAAGATGCTTTCTTAAACGAGTTACAGGCATTGTTTCCTGTATTAATGAAAAGCTATATGAACAAAATGCAGAACGATCTTGACTTGGAAAAGATCGTTGTTGAAAAGGTCGCCGGCTTTTCTTCCGAAAAACTAGAAGATATTCTTCATCAAATAACCCGTAAGCAGTTTAAATTTTTGGAGGTCATCGGCGCTATCTTTGGTTTTTTGATCGGTATGGTACAAATAATTGTCGCTCTGCTTTTAAAATAA
- a CDS encoding choice-of-anchor Q domain-containing protein codes for MKKSILLAFLIALVFCKHSAAQTTRFVMQVAQGIGDGSSWSNASSDLQSIINASAAGDSVFVAKGIYIPIDSSFTMKEGVKIFGSFNGTENNVAQRIFGNDENDSSILSGKSNTYIVKNDSNYLSNASVLDGFVLTHSFGLIGGGIYNKYVSPLLTNLIIKQNNSDVGDGGGIYNLGSSPVITNCIITDNKATNGGGIFNLLSAPTLINLFITDNTAVAKGGGIYCVSANATNTIRGCIISNNTSVTGGGVLSGNSDMVFEKVKLIGNTGGGFTDASGVGKMQMENSLITGNNGDAISTLSNLTITNVTIAGNGGLGLKANATGVVINSCIIYANASGISVPIVTSQVLYSDIQGNGIAGTNIDTDPLFLLPSSDTVPFTNGDYRLQSISPAVNKGDIASAASGLDLGGLPRIIDNRIDMGAYEFPVIKQDTNGIVYVKKGGAGNYTGDSWANAAPELADALSASTIDSSIHEIWVGAGTYTPSYIAGNGTGDKEKAFVLVNNVSVYGGFAGIESSLSQRDVRNPANASILSGDLNGNDGTGFSNVDDNVYHVIVSAGNDKTALLDGFTISGGNANSADSSVVNNYLVYHSSGSGIYLNSSSPTLQDLKVNGNKAINSGGGIFADQSSPFIIKNIIENNTAENGAGIANEHSSSPAIINSLVINNVAADNGGGVYNADASNAGFVNTVISNNSALNGAGMYNSSGSPSGGASLPTIINSIVYDNNGAAFGQDDIASHPSISYSIIEGSGGSSNWQPAFGTDNGNNLDTDPLFMGNNNYELKGASPAINDGTPDTSGLYLPDLDLENKNRVLSNRIDIGAYEFMGVLPVTLINFTGNATKDQTSELHWQTTSEVNTSYFVIERSIDAKNFVTIETINAVGLGNNKYDYIDSKTLQSAYYRLRIVDKNGTVKYSNIIYMSFNTLASSITVFPNPATSFVTVVTNNKTLAGTTAILYDLNGQTLQRILLGSKSTVISLNGLSSGDYLLHVQTGETFKVIVK; via the coding sequence ATGAAAAAATCAATCTTGTTGGCATTTTTGATCGCACTTGTTTTTTGCAAACACAGTGCTGCCCAAACTACACGTTTTGTAATGCAGGTTGCTCAAGGCATAGGTGATGGAAGTAGCTGGAGCAATGCATCGTCTGATCTGCAAAGCATTATTAATGCTTCGGCAGCAGGTGATAGTGTATTTGTTGCAAAAGGTATTTATATACCTATAGACAGCAGCTTTACTATGAAAGAAGGCGTGAAGATATTCGGAAGTTTTAACGGCACAGAAAATAATGTTGCGCAACGCATTTTTGGAAATGATGAAAATGATAGTAGTATTCTGAGTGGTAAAAGCAATACATATATAGTTAAGAATGACTCAAATTATTTAAGCAATGCATCCGTGCTGGATGGTTTTGTATTGACACATAGTTTCGGTTTAATAGGGGGTGGTATATATAATAAATATGTTTCTCCTTTATTAACCAATCTTATTATTAAGCAAAACAACTCTGATGTCGGCGATGGCGGTGGTATTTACAATCTGGGTTCTTCTCCGGTTATAACCAATTGTATAATTACGGATAATAAAGCAACCAATGGTGGCGGTATTTTTAATTTGCTTTCGGCTCCTACATTGATCAATTTATTTATCACTGATAATACTGCCGTTGCAAAAGGTGGTGGCATTTATTGCGTATCTGCCAATGCCACTAACACAATCCGGGGATGTATCATAAGTAATAATACATCAGTAACAGGAGGAGGTGTACTGAGCGGTAATAGCGACATGGTATTTGAAAAAGTAAAACTTATCGGGAATACAGGAGGCGGCTTTACAGACGCTTCCGGTGTGGGAAAAATGCAGATGGAAAATTCATTGATAACCGGTAACAATGGAGATGCTATATCCACTTTAAGTAATCTTACTATTACCAATGTTACTATTGCCGGAAATGGAGGGCTGGGGCTAAAAGCCAATGCAACCGGTGTTGTCATTAATAGTTGCATCATTTACGCCAATGCCAGTGGCATAAGCGTGCCTATCGTAACAAGCCAGGTTTTATATAGTGATATTCAGGGAAATGGAATTGCCGGAACCAACATAGACACAGATCCATTATTTCTTTTACCATCATCAGATACAGTCCCCTTTACAAATGGTGATTATCGGTTGCAGAGCATTAGCCCTGCTGTTAATAAAGGGGATATTGCATCTGCCGCTTCAGGACTTGATTTAGGAGGGCTGCCTCGTATCATCGATAACAGGATTGATATGGGTGCATATGAATTTCCTGTTATTAAACAAGATACTAACGGTATAGTATATGTTAAGAAAGGTGGTGCAGGAAATTATACAGGCGATAGCTGGGCAAATGCTGCTCCTGAATTGGCAGATGCTTTAAGTGCTTCTACGATCGATTCCTCTATTCATGAAATATGGGTAGGCGCAGGTACATACACGCCATCTTATATAGCAGGAAACGGAACCGGCGATAAAGAAAAAGCATTTGTATTGGTAAATAATGTAAGTGTTTATGGCGGTTTTGCAGGTATAGAAAGCAGTTTGTCACAAAGAGACGTAAGAAATCCTGCCAATGCAAGTATCCTAAGTGGCGATTTAAATGGAAATGATGGAACAGGATTTAGTAATGTTGATGATAATGTATATCATGTTATTGTTTCTGCAGGCAATGATAAAACCGCACTATTAGACGGATTTACGATCAGCGGAGGGAATGCAAATTCTGCAGATAGTAGTGTCGTAAATAATTACCTGGTATATCATTCTTCAGGCAGTGGTATATATTTAAATTCTTCATCACCAACATTACAAGATCTTAAAGTCAATGGCAATAAGGCTATTAATTCAGGAGGAGGAATATTTGCGGATCAATCATCTCCGTTTATCATTAAAAATATTATCGAAAACAATACAGCAGAAAATGGTGCAGGCATTGCCAATGAGCATTCATCATCACCGGCTATTATTAATTCGCTCGTTATTAATAATGTTGCAGCCGATAATGGCGGAGGTGTTTATAATGCAGATGCCTCTAATGCCGGTTTTGTAAATACGGTTATAAGTAATAACAGTGCATTGAACGGTGCAGGAATGTATAATAGCTCGGGTTCGCCTTCAGGTGGAGCTTCATTACCAACCATTATCAATAGTATTGTCTATGATAATAATGGAGCTGCATTCGGGCAAGATGATATTGCTTCTCATCCCTCTATTTCCTATAGCATTATAGAAGGTAGCGGAGGTAGTAGTAATTGGCAACCGGCTTTCGGAACTGATAATGGAAATAATCTTGATACGGATCCGTTATTTATGGGGAATAATAACTATGAATTAAAAGGAGCAAGTCCTGCAATTAACGATGGTACTCCTGATACAAGTGGTTTATACCTGCCTGATCTTGATCTGGAAAATAAAAACAGGGTTTTGAGTAACCGAATAGATATAGGCGCATATGAATTTATGGGGGTATTGCCTGTAACATTGATAAACTTTACCGGTAATGCAACAAAAGATCAAACTTCGGAACTACATTGGCAAACTACATCAGAAGTTAATACCTCTTATTTTGTAATTGAGCGCAGCATCGATGCAAAGAACTTTGTAACTATCGAAACAATCAACGCTGTTGGTTTGGGTAATAATAAATATGATTATATCGATAGTAAAACATTACAATCGGCATACTACCGGCTACGAATAGTTGATAAAAATGGTACAGTCAAGTATAGCAATATTATTTACATGTCATTCAACACATTGGCTTCATCCATAACTGTATTTCCTAATCCTGCAACAAGCTTTGTAACAGTCGTTACTAATAATAAAACTTTAGCAGGAACTACAGCAATATTGTATGATCTTAACGGACAAACATTGCAAAGAATACTATTGGGGAGTAAGAGTACTGTTATTTCTTTAAATGGATTATCAAGTGGAGATTACTTATTGCATGTGCAAACTGGGGAAACGTTCAAAGTAATCGTAAAATAA
- a CDS encoding carboxy terminal-processing peptidase gives MSKKFLPIMLALTVASFFVAFQTNGKQSGGGDNPKSKNEKILRNIGLLLEQGHYSPKTINDAFSKEVLNRFEKELDEDKTIFLQSDIDSFKVYETRIDDEIHGTASLESFYHIADAYTRRLNQASEFYTPLLAKPFDFSKDEKIQLDSDKMQYPATDADRKEAWRKRLKYLVLTRYADALDDREKNKGKKDFVFKADSTLERESRDQVRKQIGRFFTTLKTHNTSDELFSTFVNSITSEMDPHTDYFPPVDARSFNESISGSFFGIGAQLKEDDSKIKIASLVTGGPAWKGGELQVNDEILKIAEGKGEPVDVSGYAVSDAVKLIRGAQKGTEVRLTVRKVDGTIKVISLLRDQIKLDDTFAKSAIINGEHKVGYIYLPEFYVDFERPNGARCSQDVAKEIEKLKAENVEGIIMDLRGNGGGSLPEVVKMVGLFIPDGPVCQVKSRDEKPYPYKDLDKSVLYNGPLMVMVDENSASASEIFAAAIQDYKRGIIIGSSSTYGKGTVQRNIPLNPESEGGMFSSTEKEEDLGTVKLTLQKFYRISGGATQLKGVTPDIVIPDRFEYLKSREKDNPSALSWDGIEKADYTPWTSNYSYDAVVKAANGQISSSNSLNQFKQDIQWLNTENDKEYSLNLAQFKDETKKVKDVYKQLDSLSKPAKDLDVKNIVADTTNFSADKEKSEKNKQFLTRIKGDMYIDESVKVIDNMIAQSNLAATKVEQQ, from the coding sequence ATGAGCAAAAAATTCTTGCCGATTATGCTGGCACTTACGGTTGCCAGTTTTTTTGTAGCTTTTCAAACTAATGGAAAGCAAAGTGGAGGAGGAGATAATCCAAAATCTAAAAATGAAAAGATCCTGCGCAACATTGGGTTGTTGCTGGAACAAGGACATTACAGTCCTAAAACAATTAATGACGCATTTTCCAAAGAGGTGTTGAATCGTTTTGAAAAGGAACTGGATGAAGACAAGACCATTTTTCTTCAATCGGATATTGATTCGTTTAAAGTATATGAAACGAGAATAGACGACGAGATACATGGAACTGCTTCCCTGGAATCCTTTTATCACATTGCCGATGCATACACCAGGCGTTTGAACCAGGCGTCTGAATTTTACACACCGTTATTAGCAAAACCTTTTGATTTTTCTAAAGATGAAAAGATACAGCTGGATAGTGATAAAATGCAATACCCGGCTACTGACGCAGATAGAAAAGAGGCCTGGCGTAAGCGGTTGAAATATTTGGTGCTTACCAGGTATGCAGATGCGTTGGATGATCGTGAAAAAAATAAAGGAAAAAAAGACTTTGTTTTTAAGGCTGATTCTACCTTGGAAAGAGAATCCCGTGACCAGGTACGTAAACAAATAGGACGCTTCTTCACTACATTAAAAACACACAATACCTCTGATGAATTGTTCAGCACATTTGTAAATTCCATTACAAGTGAAATGGATCCTCATACAGATTATTTTCCCCCGGTAGATGCCCGTTCGTTTAACGAATCTATCAGCGGAAGCTTTTTTGGTATTGGTGCTCAATTAAAAGAAGACGATAGTAAAATCAAGATCGCCAGCCTGGTAACAGGCGGACCGGCATGGAAAGGAGGAGAACTGCAGGTAAACGATGAAATATTGAAAATAGCGGAAGGGAAAGGCGAACCGGTAGATGTTAGCGGCTATGCGGTAAGCGATGCTGTTAAATTGATCCGCGGTGCACAAAAAGGAACAGAAGTACGATTGACTGTACGTAAAGTGGATGGAACTATTAAAGTTATTTCATTGCTTCGCGACCAAATAAAACTGGATGACACTTTTGCAAAAAGCGCTATCATTAATGGCGAGCACAAAGTGGGTTATATTTATTTACCTGAATTTTATGTGGATTTTGAAAGACCTAATGGTGCAAGATGTTCGCAGGATGTAGCAAAAGAAATTGAAAAGTTGAAAGCTGAAAATGTTGAAGGTATTATTATGGATCTAAGAGGCAATGGCGGCGGCTCTTTGCCGGAAGTGGTAAAGATGGTAGGTCTGTTTATTCCTGATGGACCGGTATGCCAGGTAAAAAGTCGTGATGAAAAACCTTATCCATATAAAGACCTTGATAAAAGTGTTTTATATAATGGACCGTTGATGGTGATGGTAGATGAGAACAGCGCATCGGCTTCTGAAATATTTGCTGCTGCTATTCAGGATTATAAACGCGGTATTATTATCGGCAGCAGCTCTACTTATGGTAAAGGAACAGTGCAACGCAATATCCCATTGAATCCTGAATCGGAAGGAGGTATGTTCAGTTCGACAGAAAAAGAAGAAGACCTGGGAACGGTTAAATTAACCTTACAAAAATTTTATCGCATCAGCGGAGGCGCTACACAATTAAAAGGTGTTACACCTGATATTGTTATTCCTGATCGTTTTGAATATTTGAAGAGCCGTGAAAAAGATAATCCTTCTGCATTAAGCTGGGATGGAATTGAAAAAGCAGATTATACCCCATGGACGAGCAATTACAGCTATGATGCTGTTGTAAAAGCAGCCAATGGTCAAATAAGCAGCAGCAATTCGTTGAATCAATTTAAACAGGATATTCAATGGTTGAATACAGAGAATGATAAAGAGTATTCATTGAATCTTGCCCAGTTTAAAGATGAAACGAAAAAGGTAAAAGATGTTTATAAGCAATTGGACAGCTTGAGCAAGCCTGCCAAAGACCTGGATGTAAAGAATATTGTTGCTGACACCACTAATTTTTCTGCAGATAAAGAGAAGTCAGAAAAGAATAAGCAATTCTTAACCCGCATCAAAGGCGATATGTATATTGATGAATCGGTGAAAGTGATAGACAATATGATTGCACAAAGCAATTTGGCCGCAACTAAAGTAGAACAACAATAA